Proteins encoded together in one Flavobacteriales bacterium window:
- a CDS encoding RNA polymerase sigma factor RpoD/SigA, with the protein MRQLKITKSITNRESQSLDKYLQEIGKEGLITADQEVELARRIKEGDTRALEKLVKANLRFVVSVAKQYQNQGLSLPDLINEGNLGLIKAAQRFDETRGFKFISYAVWWIRQSILQALAEQSRIVRLPLNQVGSLNKINKAFAKLEQEYERPPSADELAALLDLPPEKVADTMKVSGRHISMDAPFVEGESNSLLDVLPNNDSAPADRLLLNESLSKEIERALSTLTERERDVVKLFFGIGINHGLTLEEIGAKFDLTRERVRQIKEKAIRRLRHTSRSKLLKAYLG; encoded by the coding sequence ATGCGTCAGCTCAAGATCACCAAGTCGATCACCAACCGGGAAAGCCAATCGCTGGACAAGTACCTTCAGGAGATCGGCAAGGAAGGGTTGATCACCGCCGACCAGGAGGTGGAGCTGGCCCGTCGGATCAAGGAAGGTGACACACGCGCCCTGGAGAAGTTGGTGAAAGCCAACCTGCGCTTCGTCGTCTCCGTGGCCAAGCAGTACCAGAACCAAGGCCTCAGCCTGCCGGACCTGATCAACGAGGGCAACCTCGGCCTCATCAAGGCGGCGCAGCGATTCGATGAGACACGGGGCTTCAAGTTCATCAGCTACGCCGTGTGGTGGATCCGCCAGAGCATCCTGCAAGCGCTGGCCGAACAGAGCCGCATCGTGCGCCTTCCTCTCAACCAGGTGGGCTCACTGAACAAGATCAACAAGGCCTTCGCCAAGCTGGAGCAGGAGTACGAGCGCCCGCCCAGCGCCGATGAGCTGGCCGCCCTTTTGGACCTCCCGCCGGAAAAGGTGGCCGACACTATGAAGGTGAGCGGCCGCCACATCAGCATGGACGCTCCTTTCGTGGAAGGCGAGAGCAACAGCCTGCTGGATGTGCTGCCCAACAATGACAGTGCGCCGGCCGACAGGCTCCTCCTCAACGAGTCCCTGAGCAAGGAGATCGAGCGCGCGTTGAGCACGCTCACGGAACGCGAGCGCGACGTGGTGAAGTTGTTCTTCGGGATCGGCATCAACCATGGGCTTACCCTGGAGGAGATCGGTGCCAAGTTCGACCTCACCCGTGAGCGCGTGCGCCAGATCAAGGAGAAAGCCATCCGGCGATTGCGGCATACGAGCCGGAGCAAGCTGCTCAAAGCCTACCTCGGTTGA
- a CDS encoding Do family serine endopeptidase, which produces MPLDAPPNTMKRTFSYFLAALAGGILAMGGYDLFLRPSQIRSDGTPPVGATAPTLPVSMPTLTPGAAPVDLVPAAEVSVNAVVHVTTETMVRYRDPFQDFFWGYRPSQPQPREGVGSGVIIADDGYIVTNNHVVEGADKISIHLNDNRSLPARVIGRDPSTDIALLKVDATELPTLAFGNSDEVKVGEWVLAVGNPMNLTSTVTAGIVSAKARNINLLQYDPGRDIFPIESFIQTDAAVNPGNSGGALVNTQGQLIGINTAIASTTGQYAGYSFAVPANIVRKVTSDLLEYGSVQRAYLGVSIRNMDQALAEQARMERIRGVYVNGLTEGGAAQSAGLKEGDVILKVGNIEVNNVPQLQEQVGKFRPGDQVTVTVLRDDRERVVDLTLRGRDGSGTAATAPAKRELSEVLGAQLATATADELRALKLTNGVKVISVDTGRLRTSGIREGFIITRVDDQPISKPEDIERALTNKRGGVLIEGVYPNGTRAYYGLGV; this is translated from the coding sequence ATGCCGCTTGATGCGCCGCCGAACACCATGAAACGCACGTTCTCCTACTTCCTGGCCGCCCTTGCCGGAGGCATTCTGGCCATGGGCGGGTACGACCTCTTCTTGCGTCCATCACAGATCCGGTCCGATGGTACACCACCCGTGGGGGCGACCGCACCGACCCTCCCGGTCAGCATGCCGACCCTGACCCCGGGCGCGGCTCCGGTCGACCTGGTCCCCGCTGCTGAGGTCTCTGTGAACGCCGTGGTGCACGTCACCACCGAAACGATGGTCCGCTACCGCGACCCGTTCCAGGATTTCTTCTGGGGCTACCGTCCCAGCCAGCCGCAGCCGAGGGAAGGCGTAGGCAGCGGTGTGATCATCGCCGACGACGGGTACATCGTCACCAACAATCACGTCGTGGAAGGCGCCGACAAGATCTCCATACATCTGAACGATAACCGCTCGCTTCCTGCGCGGGTGATCGGCCGTGACCCGAGCACGGACATCGCCCTGCTCAAGGTGGACGCCACTGAACTGCCAACGCTTGCCTTCGGGAACTCGGACGAGGTCAAGGTGGGCGAATGGGTCCTGGCCGTCGGGAACCCGATGAACCTGACCAGCACGGTGACGGCCGGCATCGTGAGCGCCAAGGCGCGGAACATCAACCTGCTCCAGTACGATCCGGGTCGTGACATTTTCCCGATCGAAAGCTTCATCCAGACCGACGCGGCCGTGAACCCCGGGAACAGCGGTGGCGCGCTGGTGAACACCCAGGGCCAGCTGATCGGCATCAATACGGCGATCGCCAGCACCACCGGTCAGTACGCCGGATATTCCTTCGCCGTGCCTGCGAACATCGTGCGCAAGGTCACCAGTGACCTGCTGGAGTATGGGAGCGTACAACGCGCCTACCTGGGGGTGAGCATCCGCAACATGGACCAGGCGCTCGCCGAACAGGCCCGGATGGAGCGGATCCGTGGCGTCTACGTGAACGGGCTCACCGAGGGCGGTGCCGCTCAGTCGGCCGGCCTCAAGGAGGGCGACGTGATCCTCAAGGTGGGGAACATCGAGGTGAATAACGTGCCGCAGCTCCAAGAGCAGGTGGGCAAGTTCCGCCCGGGCGACCAAGTGACGGTGACCGTTCTGCGTGACGATCGGGAGCGTGTGGTGGACCTCACCCTTCGCGGCCGTGATGGTTCCGGAACGGCCGCGACCGCACCTGCCAAGCGCGAGCTTAGTGAGGTCCTCGGTGCCCAGTTGGCCACCGCCACGGCGGACGAGCTTCGTGCCCTCAAGCTGACGAACGGGGTGAAGGTGATCTCCGTGGACACCGGTCGACTGCGGACCAGCGGCATCCGCGAGGGCTTCATCATCACGCGCGTGGATGACCAGCCGATCAGCAAGCCGGAGGACATCGAGCGCGCATTGACCAACAAACGCGGTGGCGTGTTGATCGAGGGTGTGTATCCCAACGGCACCCGGGCCTACTATGGCCTTGGGGTCTGA
- the dapF gene encoding diaminopimelate epimerase: protein MADGWNFSKWEGTGNDFIVIDDRGMDFPDRDTALVVRWCDRHFGIGSDGLILIRPAADVGMAFHMEFLNPDGSRSFCGNGSRAAFGFWSELTGDGTPVRFSAIDGEHQAGWADGLVRVTMRDVVAVEPVDERMDRIHTGSPHLVVWVDDPEAIDLVPAARAIRYAPEHARAGINVNFVRWTQGRMEMRTYERGVEAETLSCGTGVTAAALSAMARGLVKGRCEVVTRGGRLVVEATPAASGFVDVHLCGPVGHVFSGTVPR from the coding sequence ATGGCCGATGGGTGGAACTTCAGCAAGTGGGAGGGCACCGGGAACGACTTCATTGTGATCGATGACCGCGGGATGGACTTTCCGGACCGGGACACGGCCCTGGTCGTTCGCTGGTGCGACCGCCATTTCGGCATCGGCTCGGACGGGTTGATCCTGATCCGGCCGGCTGCCGACGTGGGCATGGCGTTCCACATGGAGTTCCTGAACCCGGACGGTAGCCGGAGCTTTTGCGGAAATGGCAGCCGCGCAGCGTTCGGCTTCTGGTCAGAGCTCACCGGCGACGGCACGCCTGTCCGATTCAGTGCGATCGACGGTGAGCATCAGGCCGGATGGGCCGATGGGCTGGTGCGCGTGACGATGCGCGATGTAGTGGCGGTGGAGCCGGTGGACGAGCGCATGGACCGCATCCATACGGGGTCACCCCATCTTGTGGTGTGGGTGGATGATCCCGAGGCCATCGATCTTGTTCCGGCCGCGCGAGCCATCCGGTACGCCCCCGAACATGCCCGCGCGGGGATCAATGTGAACTTCGTCCGATGGACGCAAGGGAGAATGGAGATGAGGACCTATGAGCGCGGTGTGGAAGCCGAAACCCTGAGCTGCGGCACCGGCGTCACGGCTGCGGCCCTTTCGGCCATGGCGCGTGGGTTGGTGAAGGGCCGTTGTGAGGTGGTCACGCGGGGGGGGCGGTTGGTGGTGGAGGCCACCCCGGCAGCGTCAGGGTTCGTTGATGTGCACCTCTGTGGCCCGGTCGGTCACGTCTTCTCCGGAACCGTTCCGCGATGA
- the mltG gene encoding endolytic transglycosylase MltG, with translation MRHWRRALIVAAVLSLLAAALGYGTWRKVFGPGPELGRAERVLLIPTGALFDQVVDSLKGAGLVGDEAALRWLAGRKNYVSRIRPGRYVIASGTSLNALLNRLRSGEQDPVRVTFTNIRTLPQLAGQVARYVEADSMAMLAAMTDHGLIARLGLRPETMIGMFLPNTYEVWWTERPEAFIERMEREHGRFWNGDRKAKAAALGLSPMEVSTLASIVQAETAKRDEAPMIAGVYLNRLRIGMPLQADPTLKFALGLDSVNRVLDADKRVDSPYNTYTHPGLPPGPINMPEPGHIDAVLNATKHDHLYFCARETLDGYSNFARTYEQHLVNARRYQRALNARGIYR, from the coding sequence ATGAGGCATTGGCGGAGAGCGCTGATCGTGGCGGCTGTCCTTTCGCTGCTGGCCGCGGCGCTGGGTTATGGTACTTGGCGCAAGGTCTTCGGTCCAGGACCGGAGCTCGGGAGGGCCGAGCGGGTGCTGCTCATCCCCACAGGGGCCCTGTTCGATCAAGTGGTGGACAGCCTGAAGGGCGCTGGCCTGGTAGGCGACGAGGCGGCACTGCGTTGGCTGGCCGGCCGAAAGAACTATGTATCCCGGATCAGACCCGGGCGGTACGTGATCGCCAGCGGTACAAGTTTGAACGCCCTGTTGAACCGGTTGCGCAGCGGTGAGCAGGACCCGGTCCGGGTGACCTTTACGAACATCCGCACCCTGCCCCAGCTGGCCGGCCAGGTCGCGAGGTACGTGGAGGCGGACTCGATGGCGATGCTCGCAGCGATGACCGACCACGGTCTGATCGCGCGGCTGGGCTTGCGCCCGGAGACCATGATCGGGATGTTCTTGCCGAACACGTACGAAGTGTGGTGGACGGAACGGCCGGAAGCGTTCATCGAACGGATGGAACGTGAGCACGGGCGGTTCTGGAACGGCGACCGGAAGGCGAAAGCGGCGGCCTTGGGCCTGAGCCCGATGGAGGTGAGCACCTTGGCGAGCATCGTACAGGCAGAGACAGCGAAGCGGGACGAAGCACCGATGATCGCCGGTGTATACCTCAACCGATTGAGGATCGGCATGCCCCTGCAGGCGGATCCCACCTTGAAGTTCGCGCTCGGCCTGGACAGCGTGAACCGTGTGCTGGACGCCGACAAACGGGTCGATTCGCCTTACAATACTTACACCCATCCAGGCCTGCCACCCGGCCCCATCAACATGCCCGAGCCAGGCCATATCGACGCGGTACTGAACGCGACCAAGCACGACCACCTGTATTTCTGTGCGCGGGAGACGCTGGACGGGTACAGCAATTTCGCCCGCACCTACGAGCAGCATCTGGTGAACGCGCGTCGATACCAGCGGGCATTGAACGCGCGTGGTATTTACCGGTGA
- a CDS encoding phosphoglucomutase/phosphomannomutase family protein, producing MTKIKFGTDGWRAIIAEEFTVDNVARVSVATGHWVKQHFPNAPSIVVGHDCRFAGELFAETATKVFVSMGIKVHLARGFVSTPMVSLGAFQLKASMGVILTASHNPPSYNGYKLKGHYGGPLIPEHVQEIEDIIPAAHGIDLAGIDLKKAEADGMVSIVDLETMYVDHVERNFDLEAIRKSGLRLGYDAMYGAGQNVIRRILPDTTLLHCEHNPSFKGQAPEPIHKNLIEFSELIKKGGIDCGLATDGDADRIGLYNSKGEFVDSHHIILLLIHYLVKYKQFKGKVVVAVSTTPKVEKMCQHYGLEYQVVKIGFKWICGIMIEEDVLLGGEESGGIAIKGHIPERDGIWMGLTLWEFMAKSGKKLEELIQEVYAIVGPFSYDRNDLHISEALKQEVLKKCSSGALTRFGELEVRRLETIDGWKYHFDRDQWLMIRASGTEPVLRTYAESDSLENARRILAACKAAIGA from the coding sequence ATGACGAAGATCAAGTTCGGTACGGACGGCTGGCGAGCCATCATCGCCGAGGAGTTCACCGTGGACAACGTGGCCCGCGTGAGCGTGGCCACCGGCCACTGGGTGAAGCAGCACTTCCCCAACGCCCCGTCCATCGTGGTGGGACATGATTGCCGGTTCGCCGGGGAGCTCTTCGCCGAAACGGCCACCAAGGTGTTCGTGTCCATGGGCATCAAGGTGCACCTGGCGCGTGGTTTCGTGAGCACGCCGATGGTGTCGCTGGGCGCCTTCCAGCTCAAGGCCAGCATGGGCGTGATCCTCACCGCCAGTCACAATCCGCCGAGCTACAACGGCTACAAGCTGAAGGGTCACTACGGCGGGCCGCTGATCCCCGAGCACGTGCAGGAGATCGAGGACATCATCCCGGCCGCGCACGGCATCGACCTTGCGGGGATCGACCTGAAGAAGGCGGAGGCCGACGGCATGGTGAGCATCGTGGACCTGGAGACGATGTACGTGGACCATGTGGAGCGCAACTTCGACCTGGAGGCCATCCGGAAGAGCGGGCTTCGACTGGGTTACGATGCCATGTACGGCGCCGGTCAGAACGTGATACGTCGGATCCTGCCCGACACCACGCTGCTGCATTGCGAGCACAACCCCTCCTTCAAGGGTCAGGCCCCCGAGCCGATCCACAAGAACCTGATCGAGTTCAGCGAACTGATCAAGAAGGGCGGCATCGACTGCGGCCTGGCCACAGATGGCGACGCCGACCGCATCGGGCTCTACAACAGCAAGGGCGAGTTCGTGGACAGCCACCACATCATCCTGCTGCTGATCCACTACCTGGTGAAGTACAAGCAGTTCAAGGGCAAGGTGGTGGTGGCCGTGAGCACCACCCCCAAGGTGGAGAAGATGTGCCAGCACTATGGGCTGGAGTACCAAGTGGTGAAGATCGGCTTCAAGTGGATCTGCGGCATCATGATCGAGGAGGACGTGCTCCTGGGCGGTGAGGAGAGCGGTGGGATCGCGATCAAGGGGCACATCCCCGAACGCGATGGCATCTGGATGGGGCTCACCTTGTGGGAGTTCATGGCCAAGAGCGGCAAAAAGCTCGAGGAGCTGATCCAGGAGGTGTATGCGATCGTGGGGCCGTTCAGCTATGATCGGAACGACCTGCACATCAGCGAGGCGCTCAAGCAGGAGGTGCTGAAGAAGTGCTCCAGCGGGGCCCTTACCAGGTTCGGCGAGCTCGAAGTTCGCCGCCTGGAGACCATCGATGGTTGGAAGTACCACTTCGATCGTGACCAATGGCTCATGATCCGTGCGAGCGGCACGGAACCTGTGCTGCGCACGTATGCTGAGAGCGATTCGCTGGAGAACGCGCGGAGGATCCTGGCTGCCTGCAAGGCCGCGATCGGCGCGTGA
- a CDS encoding FG-GAP repeat protein, whose amino-acid sequence MQVRSIGRAEGLRPWEPSTVSVRDGDLRWQHGAVTVQYVAAQEGLRQNFLLATRPLGVGPLVVDLLTTGDLIPVSVDRGEVHFLDHGGAHRLSYRDLRCWDAHGTPLPAKLGVHHTDGTRISITVDDAGAVYPVTIDPVSSSPALVLSSPVTGADYGTAVATAGDLNGDGYSDLVIGAPYANNGQLNEGVVYVHYGSNTGILAAPSVVLEVNQQGAQFGCSASTAGDVNGDGFSDLIVGARTWEDDVVNQLSEGAAFVFYGSAGGVATVPNVTLQMNQASDNFGSNVACLGDINNDGYSDVGVGAYLSAYPSFQEGAVVVFLGSAAGLNIAPTHRLERNQGGAHFGRSLACAGDINGDGYSDVVIGASQWSVAPGFDQGAVFVYHGGPTGLGAGLNPAPALTLFGTPTVNDNNFGWSVTCAGDVNGDGYSDVAVGAYRDQIGVQTGEGVVRVFHGGAAGLSTTAAIALESNQNNAWMGRWVSTAGDVNGDGYGDLLVGMPYFANPESQEGQVRLYFGSSAGITTPAIFNYELNTPGAFMGECVSTAGDLNGDGFSDFVVGAFKYGFGGGAAVYMGGTYSMRLASTTTTTGGAAGAFLGAAVGNAGDVNGDGYADALVGIPDGSNGQAGEGLVEFRLGGPAGLPVAPSSTLEANVGGARFGASVCTAGDVNGDGYADVIVGAPQSGGAGRAYIHHGGPGGLGAAPATTLIGTAGSEFGFSVSAAGDINTDGYADVLVGAPGTSQTYVYLGAPTGIPTAPHVVLSEPPAANRFGHSVCTAGDVNGDGFSDIIIGARDLSNGQAGEGGAFVYHGSATGVVLPFVRRLEVDQVGARFGVSVAGGGDINGDGFFDVVVGADRWESGQTDEGAAFVFHGSAGGIGAAPSTTLQRNIVNGFMGASVAEAGDINGNGYADIVVGSPGYESAVAQADEGAVYVYQGTPAGINAALIDVIETNVAGEQLGSAVSGGGDADGDGYSEILAGAPFASPAFANEGRWHWHRGNRGYSLDRYSRQYMADLVSPLATNCMDFGVPDHFGIGHRARSPMHRSDGRLRWEVVFEGQAFSGAPITNSLGSTGLSAAWTDMGVGGTEIKELIYKTAGHLRYKWRVRVEYKMAKLFDGQRFSRWFYGYASGMGDIGVLPVELVQFTGWAEERSNELVWSTASEQGTARFLVERGTDPDVLAPIGSVTAVGESQNLVEYTFSDIDPPAGLAYYRLVIEDLDGGLQVSPLITIDRDRVIQGLVVAPRPTSDHLHVVWTAPAAMLELVDAAGRPHLRRTIASEDRYTDLHIGSLPLGIYVLTLTDRSGAVLDRTTVVKE is encoded by the coding sequence ATGCAGGTGCGTTCCATCGGTCGAGCGGAAGGGCTCCGGCCATGGGAGCCGTCCACCGTGTCTGTTCGGGATGGTGATCTTCGCTGGCAGCACGGCGCTGTCACCGTCCAATACGTGGCCGCTCAGGAAGGGCTCCGTCAGAACTTCCTGTTGGCGACCCGCCCACTTGGGGTCGGCCCCTTGGTGGTGGACCTGTTGACCACAGGCGACCTGATCCCTGTGTCCGTGGACCGTGGCGAGGTCCACTTCCTGGACCATGGTGGAGCGCATCGGCTCAGCTACCGTGATCTGCGCTGTTGGGACGCCCACGGAACCCCGCTTCCAGCCAAGCTCGGCGTGCATCACACGGATGGAACACGGATCTCCATCACCGTGGACGACGCTGGTGCGGTGTATCCGGTCACCATCGACCCGGTGAGTTCCAGCCCGGCTTTGGTGCTGTCCTCCCCGGTCACTGGGGCGGACTATGGCACGGCGGTGGCCACTGCCGGTGACCTTAACGGGGATGGCTACAGCGACCTGGTCATCGGCGCCCCGTACGCGAACAACGGCCAGCTGAACGAAGGTGTCGTCTATGTGCACTATGGCTCCAATACCGGCATCCTGGCCGCACCGAGCGTGGTGCTGGAGGTGAACCAGCAAGGCGCCCAGTTCGGCTGCTCCGCCAGCACGGCCGGCGACGTCAATGGCGATGGGTTCAGTGACCTGATCGTGGGCGCACGGACCTGGGAGGACGATGTGGTGAACCAGCTCTCCGAGGGAGCGGCCTTCGTGTTCTATGGGTCCGCGGGCGGGGTTGCCACGGTGCCGAACGTCACCCTGCAGATGAACCAGGCCAGCGACAATTTCGGCTCGAACGTGGCCTGCCTGGGGGACATCAACAATGACGGATACAGCGATGTCGGCGTCGGAGCTTACCTCAGCGCCTACCCGTCGTTCCAAGAGGGAGCCGTGGTCGTCTTCCTCGGTAGCGCCGCCGGCCTGAATATCGCGCCCACGCACCGGTTGGAGCGCAATCAAGGAGGCGCGCACTTCGGCCGCAGCCTGGCCTGTGCGGGTGATATCAATGGCGATGGCTACAGCGATGTGGTCATTGGCGCCTCGCAGTGGAGCGTCGCTCCCGGGTTCGACCAGGGCGCCGTGTTCGTCTATCACGGTGGGCCGACCGGACTGGGCGCCGGACTCAATCCCGCCCCGGCCCTGACCCTCTTCGGCACGCCAACGGTCAATGACAACAACTTCGGGTGGAGCGTGACCTGCGCCGGCGACGTGAACGGTGATGGCTATAGTGACGTGGCCGTCGGAGCTTACCGGGACCAGATCGGCGTACAGACGGGAGAAGGTGTGGTCCGCGTCTTCCACGGCGGTGCAGCGGGCCTCAGCACGACCGCCGCCATCGCGTTGGAAAGCAATCAGAACAACGCCTGGATGGGGCGGTGGGTGAGCACGGCCGGGGATGTGAACGGCGACGGCTATGGCGATCTGCTCGTGGGGATGCCCTACTTCGCCAATCCCGAAAGCCAGGAGGGTCAGGTCCGCTTGTACTTCGGCTCCTCGGCCGGGATCACCACGCCAGCGATCTTCAACTACGAGCTCAACACGCCGGGCGCGTTCATGGGCGAATGCGTGTCCACCGCCGGCGATCTCAATGGGGATGGGTTCTCCGACTTCGTGGTAGGCGCGTTCAAGTACGGCTTCGGCGGCGGCGCGGCGGTGTACATGGGCGGCACCTATTCCATGCGTCTCGCCTCCACGACCACCACCACGGGCGGAGCCGCCGGCGCCTTCTTGGGCGCCGCGGTGGGCAACGCCGGCGATGTCAACGGTGACGGTTATGCGGATGCCTTGGTCGGCATCCCCGATGGAAGCAACGGACAGGCGGGCGAAGGACTTGTGGAGTTCCGGCTCGGCGGGCCTGCCGGCCTACCCGTGGCCCCCAGCTCAACCCTGGAGGCCAACGTCGGCGGTGCACGCTTCGGGGCCAGTGTTTGCACCGCGGGGGATGTCAACGGCGACGGCTATGCGGACGTGATCGTGGGCGCGCCACAATCCGGAGGCGCCGGTCGGGCCTACATCCATCATGGCGGTCCCGGAGGGCTCGGCGCCGCCCCTGCCACCACGCTCATCGGCACTGCGGGATCGGAGTTCGGGTTCAGCGTCAGTGCGGCGGGCGACATCAACACGGACGGATATGCCGACGTGCTGGTGGGTGCACCGGGCACCTCACAGACCTACGTCTATCTGGGTGCTCCCACCGGGATACCCACCGCACCACATGTGGTCCTCAGCGAACCTCCTGCCGCGAACCGCTTCGGCCATTCCGTCTGCACGGCCGGGGATGTCAACGGAGACGGCTTCTCGGACATCATCATCGGGGCACGCGACCTCAGCAACGGTCAGGCCGGTGAAGGAGGCGCCTTCGTCTACCACGGATCCGCCACCGGGGTGGTATTGCCGTTCGTGCGCCGCTTGGAGGTGGACCAGGTCGGGGCCCGCTTCGGCGTCAGCGTCGCCGGCGGCGGCGACATCAACGGGGACGGTTTCTTTGATGTCGTCGTCGGAGCTGACCGCTGGGAGTCGGGCCAGACCGACGAGGGTGCCGCCTTCGTGTTCCACGGCTCGGCAGGGGGCATCGGCGCCGCCCCGAGCACCACCCTCCAGCGCAACATCGTCAATGGCTTCATGGGCGCCAGCGTCGCCGAGGCCGGGGACATCAACGGCAATGGCTATGCCGACATCGTGGTGGGAAGCCCCGGCTACGAGAGCGCCGTGGCCCAGGCCGATGAAGGTGCCGTGTACGTGTACCAAGGCACGCCAGCGGGGATCAACGCCGCATTGATCGATGTCATCGAGACCAACGTGGCCGGAGAGCAGCTCGGCAGCGCGGTCAGCGGCGGGGGCGATGCGGATGGGGATGGCTACTCGGAGATCCTCGCCGGTGCGCCCTTCGCCTCACCCGCCTTCGCGAACGAGGGACGCTGGCACTGGCACCGCGGGAACCGCGGATATTCGCTCGACCGGTATTCCCGACAGTACATGGCCGACCTGGTGTCGCCGCTCGCCACCAACTGCATGGATTTCGGTGTGCCCGACCACTTCGGGATCGGGCACCGCGCCCGCAGCCCCATGCATCGATCGGACGGAAGGCTGCGGTGGGAGGTCGTCTTCGAAGGCCAGGCGTTCAGCGGCGCCCCGATCACCAACAGCCTGGGCAGCACGGGCCTGAGCGCGGCCTGGACCGACATGGGCGTCGGCGGAACGGAGATCAAGGAGCTGATCTACAAGACCGCAGGGCATCTGCGTTACAAGTGGCGGGTACGCGTGGAGTACAAGATGGCCAAGCTATTCGATGGTCAACGTTTCAGCCGCTGGTTCTATGGGTATGCTTCGGGCATGGGCGATATCGGTGTCCTTCCCGTGGAGCTCGTGCAGTTCACTGGATGGGCCGAAGAGCGCAGCAATGAACTGGTATGGAGCACGGCCTCCGAGCAGGGTACCGCGCGCTTCCTGGTGGAACGCGGCACGGACCCCGATGTGCTCGCACCGATCGGCAGCGTGACGGCCGTGGGCGAAAGCCAGAACCTGGTGGAATACACGTTCTCCGATATCGACCCTCCGGCCGGGCTGGCCTACTACCGTCTGGTCATCGAGGACCTGGATGGCGGTCTGCAAGTGAGCCCCCTCATCACCATCGACCGGGACCGCGTCATTCAAGGCCTGGTGGTGGCCCCCAGACCGACCTCCGACCACCTCCATGTGGTCTGGACCGCACCCGCCGCGATGCTCGAACTGGTGGACGCCGCCGGCAGACCCCATCTGCGGCGGACCATCGCGAGCGAGGACCGCTATACCGACCTCCATATCGGGTCCTTGCCCCTGGGGATCTACGTGCTCACCCTGACGGACCGGTCGGGCGCGGTGCTGGACCGCACCACGGTCGTCAAGGAGTAA
- a CDS encoding DUF2279 domain-containing protein, translated as MRGGLRTTGLVVVLFVSGHAVAQTVPPDSVALHRGRLAAVSTAGVAVMAGSLIGLNEAWYAQYDRGRFHGFNDGAEWLQMDKAGHVFSSYWIGRWGQGLMRSAGVPQRHAAWVGAGTSLVFLTGVEVLDGFSTGWGFSGWDMVANAAGAGLFLGQELAWGQQRIKVKYSVWPGPYAAQRPDLLGTSFAEQVLKDYNAQTMWLTLSLGAVRRRTGAWDWLGVALGHGGDGMLTAEASPADGRYRQVLLSLDADLERIPVRGKGWRTVLFLLNCIKLPSPAIEWRSDGRVMLHGLYF; from the coding sequence ATGCGCGGCGGCTTACGGACAACAGGGCTCGTGGTCGTGTTGTTCGTGAGCGGCCATGCTGTGGCACAGACAGTACCGCCCGATAGTGTCGCCCTGCACCGGGGGCGTCTTGCCGCCGTGTCGACGGCCGGTGTGGCCGTCATGGCAGGAAGCCTGATCGGGCTGAACGAAGCGTGGTATGCGCAGTATGACCGTGGCCGCTTCCATGGGTTCAACGATGGCGCCGAATGGCTGCAGATGGACAAGGCCGGACACGTCTTCAGCAGCTACTGGATCGGCCGATGGGGGCAGGGCCTCATGCGCTCGGCGGGTGTTCCGCAGCGGCACGCGGCCTGGGTGGGAGCGGGGACATCGCTGGTCTTCCTTACCGGCGTCGAGGTGCTGGATGGGTTCAGCACGGGCTGGGGGTTCAGCGGTTGGGACATGGTGGCCAATGCGGCCGGAGCAGGCCTGTTCCTCGGGCAGGAGCTCGCTTGGGGGCAGCAACGCATCAAGGTCAAGTACAGCGTCTGGCCTGGTCCCTATGCGGCGCAGCGGCCCGATCTGCTGGGCACGTCCTTCGCCGAGCAGGTGCTGAAGGACTACAACGCGCAGACGATGTGGCTCACGCTCTCCCTCGGGGCGGTGCGCCGACGGACAGGTGCATGGGACTGGCTTGGCGTGGCGCTGGGCCATGGGGGCGACGGGATGCTCACTGCGGAGGCCTCGCCCGCGGACGGGCGCTATCGCCAAGTGCTTCTGTCGCTGGACGCTGACCTGGAGCGCATCCCGGTGCGCGGAAAGGGGTGGCGTACCGTGCTGTTCCTTCTGAACTGCATCAAACTGCCTTCACCGGCGATCGAATGGCGGAGCGATGGCCGGGTGATGCTGCATGGGCTCTATTTCTGA